A part of Oncorhynchus kisutch isolate 150728-3 linkage group LG2, Okis_V2, whole genome shotgun sequence genomic DNA contains:
- the LOC109870836 gene encoding insulin-like growth factor-binding protein 5, whose translation MFLSFCLLLTFVLGLTGSFGSYVPCEPCDQKALSMCPPVPVGCQLVKEPGCGCCLTCALSEGQACGVYTGTCTHGLRCLPRNGEEKPLHALLHGRGVCTNEKGYKLLHPPIDHESLEHEDTLTTEITEDQLQPAKVPLLPKQDLINSKKIQAMRKDKERKRAQAKLRSIGPMDYSPLPIDKHEPEFGPCRRKLDGIIQGMKDTSRVMALSLYLPNCDRKGFFKRKQCKPSRGRKRGICWCVDKYGSQVPGTDYSGGDIQCKDLESSSINE comes from the exons ATGTTTCTCAGTTTTTGTCTACTGCTGACATTTGTCTTGGGGCTGACCGGGTCCTTTGGCTCATATGTACCATGCGAGCCGTGCGACCAGAAGGCGCTCTCTATGTGCCCCCCGGTCCCCGTCGGTTGTCAACTCGTGAAGGAGCCTGGCTGTGGTTGCTGCCTAACCTGTGCCCTATCAGAAGGTCAGGCGTGCGGTGTTTACACCGGAACATGCACCCATGGCTTGCGCTGCTTGCCGCGGAATGGAGAGGAGAAGCCCCTTCACGCGCTCCTTCATGGCAGGGGGGTGTGCACGAACGAGAAAGGATACAAACTCCTCCATCCACCCATAG ATCATGAGTCTCTGGAACACGAGGACACCCTGACGACTGAGATCACGGAGGACCAACTGCAGCCTGCCAAAGTACCGCTCCTCCCCAAGCAGGACCTCATCAACAGTAAGAAGATCCAGGCAATGCGCAAGGACAAGGAGCGCAAGCGGGCACAGGCCAAACTGCGCTCCATTGGCCCCATGGACTACTCCCCACTACCCATTGACAAGCACGAGCCAGAGTTT GGTCCTTGCAGGAGGAAGCTGGATGGGATCATCCAGGGAATGAAGGACACATCCCGTGTCATGGCCCTGTCCCTGTACCTTCCCAACTGTGACAGGAAGGGCTTCTTCAAACGCAAACAG TGCAAGCCCTCTCGTGGCAGGAAGCGAGGCATCTGCTGGTGTGTAGACAAGTACGGCTCGCAGGTTCCCGGCACAGACTACAGCGGGGGGGACATCCAGTGCAAGGACCTAGAGAGCAGCAGCATCAACGAGTGA